A stretch of DNA from Acinetobacter sp. C26M:
CTCATTGGTCCCAATGGCGCAGGTAAATCAACACTGATCAAAGTGCTGCTCGGCATCATGCCACCCAATAAAGGCAAGGTTCTTTTTTCAAAAAAATTAAAAATGGCCTATGTGCCGCAGAAGTTTAATCCTTCTGCAAGCCTACCTTTGCGCGTACAAGATTTGCTGGATCTAGAAGTCTGCGAAAAGACTTTACGTGAAGAGATTATTCGCGATACAGGCATCGAAAAATTACAGGCATCCAAAGTACAGCAACTTTCAGGTGGAGAACGGCAACGGGTTTTACTGGCCCGTGCTTTATTACGTCAACCTGATATTTTAGTACTGGATGAACCCATGCAAGGACTGGATATCCAGTCCGAAGCCGAACTGTATGAATATGTACGGAGCTTACCTGAACGCTACGGCTGTGCCGTTTTGATGGTATCGCATGACCTACAATGGGTGATGCAAGGGACACATCGTGTGGTCTGTCTGAACAAACATATCTGTTGTAGCGGCTTACCCGAAAGTATTCAGCAACATCCTGAGTACCAAGCGATTTTTGGTACTCAACGCATGTTCTACCAGCATCATCACAACCACTGTGGACATAGTGATCATGCCGAACCATGTTCGCACGATCCACGCCCACATATTCACCCTGAGCCAAAGGTCTAAGCCATGATGGAATGGTTACAACTCCTCCTACCTGCTTGGATCATGGGGTCATTACTGGTTTTCCTAACCGCCCCACTGGGCTGCCTGATGCTTTGGCGCAGAATGTCTTTTTTTGCAGATACCATGGCACATGGCACCTTACTCGGCGTGGCCGTTGCAGGGATTTTGAATTTACCTTTTTGGCTGGGTGTTGCTTGCCTTGCGCTGTTGTTAGTTGCTCTTCTTTGGGTTTTGCACGATTCACGCCTACCCAATGATGCATTACTCGCTTTAAGCTCTGCCACCCTACTCTGCTCTGGTCTGCTGTTGATTCAGCAAGTACCAAGTTTGCGCCCTGAACTACTTAGCTATTTATTCGGTGATTTACTCAGTATCGAATGGGCTGATTTACCAATGTTTGCCGTGGTGATTGCAGGCGCACTGGTCATACTTTATCGTTCATGGTCAGCACAAATACAAATTGCGATTGATCCTGATATTGCCATGAGTGAAGGCGTCAGCGCCAACTGGCAACGCTTGATCTTCATGTTGTTATTGGCATTGTTTACAGTATTGGCTTTACGTGCTGTTGGTTCATTACTCATGGGTGCTTTATTGGTGATCCCTGCATTAAGTGCACGATTGTTGGCGCACTCTCCCAAACAAATGGTGGTTTGGGCCTTTGTTTTGGCGCAATTCGGTGTCACCGTCGGTCTATGGTCAAGTGCCGCCTTAAATATTTCAACAGGTCTAAGCATTGTGCTGTGTATGGCGCTTTGTTTTGCAGCCATTTTTATCGCACAGAAATTCAAAAACCAATCTCAATCGGCCTAACAAGGTTTAGATGGATTGCTGAATAGCACTTAATAACAGTGCTGCGCAACTAAACATCACCGCAAAACCACGATTTAAATATTTTTGCTGTTTTGGGGAACGAAGCAGCCTTAATACTTTCGATGCTAGTCCAGTATATGCAGCCATCACAATAAGATCGATGGTCACCATGGTGGTCGCCATAATTAGATATTGTGGCCACTGCGGTTGAGTCAAATCCAAGAATTGCGGCAGAACAGCCAGTAAAAATACAATGGCTTTAGGATTACTCATATTCACCACAAAGCCTTTAAACACCAGCACCCAAGCAGATTTATCATTTTGTTCGTGCTGAATCTCAATCGCCTGAATGGGTGCTTTCCACTGCGCATACGCCAAGTATAGCAAATAGATCACCCCAAACCATTTCACCACCTGAAAGGCCCAAGGTGTTGTCGCAAACAGTACGCCAACACCTGCTGCCACAATCAGAATTTGTATCAGCAGCGCGACTTGCAAGCCAATTGCATTCCAGTAACCATGCCTGAAACCATAGTTAAGCCCACTCGACATTGAGGCAATCGCACCAGCGCCTGGGGAAATACTAATCACCCAGCACGCCAACATAAAAGCAAACCAAACCTGCACAGACATAACAACAGCGTTGAACAATAAAAGATGAATTATAACGTTTTATCAACATATCGTGATGCTATTTTGGGCAATAAAATTTCACGAATAAACTACTCAGCTCAAGTAACATCAGGCACAATTATCCTTTTGCCCCTTAAAAATAAATAAGGAGATTTTAGTGACTGCGCAATCTGTCATTCTTCCATTACCTTCTGACCATGCCCGCTTTATTGTTTTACGTTTAAAAGATTTAAGCCTTGCCGAATTAAAACAACAGATTGAAGCGCTACTTTCGACACGTGACCGCTTGATCACGCAACATCCGAATGACCAGATTAAAACAGCCATCGCTTTTGGTCCCGAACTTTGGGCACAACTCAATTCACAAACACCAGAAGGTTTTAAACAGCTCGATCCGCAACAGGGTGCGTTTAATATGCCTGTGGTGCCAGCTGATGTATTTATTCATCTTGCCAGCGCCCGTGCAGATATTTGTTTTGCCATGAGCCAAGCTTTTTTTAGCGGCATTCAAGACAAAGTCGAAGTCCTAGATGAGCGTGCTTGCTTCCGCTTCTTTGATGGCCGTGATATGACAGGCTTTATTGATGGAACAGAGAATCCGCAATTTCCAGATGACCGTGCAGAAGCAGCATTGCTGCCAGAAACAGCAGGTGCCTTTGCCGATGGCAGCTTTATCTTTGCGCAGCGTTATATTCACGATCTGACAAAATGGCAAATGCTGAAAGTCGATGCGCAAGAACATGTGTTTGGCCGTACCAAACTTGAGTCGATTGAGCTTGATGACGATGTGAAACCACAAAATTCACATGTGGCTCGTACCGTAGTGGAAGATGAAGAAGGCGAAGAAATGGAAATCTTGCGTCATAGCTTGCCTTATGGCGATGGTAAAGGTGAGCAAGGCTTATTCTTCGTCGCTTATACCAACAACCTCAGCATTATTGATGAAATGCTAAAACGCATGTTCGGCACCACAGGTGATGGCATTCATGACCGCTTATTGCATTTCACCACCGCTATTGATGGTGCTTATTATTTTGCGCCTAGTGATGAATTATTAGAACAGGTTTTAGAAGACTAAAAGACCAAGATGCTATATCTATCAATGGTATAGCATCTTAAATAGACACATTAAAATATCGGATTCAAAAAGTTTTATTGGAATATGTTAATTCCAGATCAATCCCACTCCCCCTAAGCCAATAAATTTTGCTATATTGTTCGTTTTTCCGCGACATTTATTTTCGGTAACTATGAATACGGCAATACAAGCAGCTCTCGATCATGCGGTACAAACCCTGCAACAACAAGGTGTACTTCCTTCAGATTGGACCAACACGAGCCATTTAACCCGTACCAAAGACCGAAGTCACGGAGACTTTGCTTCAAATATCGCCATGATCGGTTCCAAAGCCGCTGGCATGAAACCACGTGATCTTGCTGAAAAAATCTTGGCAGCCCTTCCTGAAGTGGCTGACATTACCAAAGCAGAAATTGCAGGTCCGGGTTTTATTAACTTCTTTTTAAATGCAGACCAACGCTATGCAGTGCTTGATCAAATCCAAGCACAAAAAAATGACTATGGTCGTAGCCAAGCTAATGCAGCTAAAAAAATCCAAGTCGAATTTGTCTCTGCCAACCCAACCTCTAGTCTGCATGTCGGACATGGTCGTGGTGCAGCCTACGGCATGACCGTTGCGAATCTATTAGAAGCAACGGGTGCCAAAGTTGATCGCGAATACTATGTCAATGATGCAGGTCGTCAAATGGACATTCTGGCGACTTCGACTTATTTACGTTATTTAGAATTAACTGGTCAAACGCTAGTCTTCCCTAAAAATGCCTACCAAGGCGACTACGTTAAAGAAATTGCTCAAGAAATTATTGATAAAGATGGCAATGCACATGTTCGTGCCGTTGTTGATATCTATAAAGATGTACCAGAAGACGTTCAATACGCTGAAGAACTTGATGCAGAAGGCAACAAAGTTGTACTTTCTGGTGACAAAGAAAAACACATCGATGGTTTGATCGCAAACTCGCAACAACACTTGGGTGCGGACTACCGTGTTTTCCATCAAGCAGCGTTACATGCCATCTTAGATGACATTAAAGATGATTTGGCTGACTTTGGCGTGACCTTTGACAAATGGTTCAGCGAAGACTCATTGACTGACAAAATTGATGAAGCACTCGAAACATTAAACCAACGTGGTTACCTCTATGAAAAAGAGGGCAACATCTGGTTCAAATCAACTGAATTTGGTGATGAAAAAGACCGTGTGGTGAAACGTCGTAATGGTCAAACCACTTACTTTGCTTCTGACATTGCTTATCACTTGAATAAACTACAACGCGGCTATACCGACCTGATTGATATTTGGGGTTCTGACCACCACGGTTATATCTCACGTGTCAAAGCGGCGATTGATGCCATGGGTTACGACTCGAAGAAACTAACTGTGCTTTTGGTTCAGTTTGTCAGCTTGTGGCGTGGTGGCGAGATGGTGCAAATGTCATCTCGTTCGGGTCAGTTCGTGACTTTACGCGATCTACGTAAAGAAGTCGGTAATGATGCGGCACGTTTCTACTATGTGATGCGTAAGTCTGAACAACATATCGACTTTGACTTAGACCTTGCTGTTTCACAAAGCAAAGACAATGCAGTGTATTACATTCAATATGCCCATGCGCGTATTTGCCGTATGTTAGAAAAAGCAGCATCTACAGAGATTAGTTTTGATATTGCATCAGCACGTGAACAAGCTAATCGCTTAGAGCTTGATGCTGAAACAGAAATCCTGTCTAAGCTTGCTGCTTATCCAGATATTTTAGTACGTGCAGCAAATGCCTATGAACCACACCAAATTGGTAACTATCTTAAAGAGTTAGCTGCCCTCTTCCATGCTTGGTACAATGAGCATAAAGTTTTGGGTGATGATGTCGCACTTACACAAGCACGTTTATTGCTTTCAATCAACGTACAGCAAGTTTTGCGTAATGGCTTAGAATTACTCGGTGTATCCGCTCCTGAGACGATGTAAACAGCAAAGCAACGCTTTGCACATCGTCGCAAGACCGAAGGCTATGCCTGAGGTGGCGATGTAAGCAAGCTCTCTTTGCATCGTCGCAAGACCGAAGGCGATGCCTGAGATAAACGACAATCAGTAAATCAAAGCTTAAATACATGTAAACTTAAGCCATGATTGTTTGACAATATGGTAAACAAAGCATTATTTTTAAACATAATGCTTTGTTTTTAAGCAGATTCAAGTTACAAATAACCTAATAGGATCAAGAGGAATTTCTGGTGTTTGGAAAAACGCAACGTGGTGTATCTGAACGACCAAACAAGCCTAAAAAACCACTCATTCCAAAGTGGTTGGGAATGCTTGTCGCAGTTCTCGCGATCCTGTGTGCTGCTGTAATGTTGATGCTTTGGCAACCTTGGCAACCGGTACCTGCAAAAAACCAAGTGACGTCTGAGCATTATGAAGAAGAAAATACTAATAAAGACTACCGTTTTTATGACTTACTTCCGCAACAGCAGGTAACCCCAATTCCTGAACAAGCCGTGCCAGAGTCTAAACCTCAGGGCAATGTTGTGATTATCGAGTCACCAAAACCTGAAACCACAACCACAGAAGATCCGAGTGGCATCACCCCAAGTGAACAAGCTGCAGCACCTGCACATGCGACCTATATTTTACAAGTACGTAGCTATCCCGACCCAGACAGTGCTGATGCACGTCGTGCAGAAATCATCCTGAATGGTTTATCTGCAGATGTGGTGAAAAGCGTTGAAAATGGTCAGACTTGGTATCGTGTTTTCTCTGGACCTTATGATAGTCAAGAGTCTGCGCTTGCTGCTCAACAGACCTTACAACATAGCGGCATTGATTCAATTGTAATTAAACGCTAAAAATAGAGTCACAATAAAAAAGGGAACAATCAGTTCCCTTTTTTATGCTTAAAGATTTATGCGCATTGAGAATGTAGAGTTCCTTGTTCAGCACGTTGAAAAGCTGGACGCTGCTGAACACGTTGTACAAAAGCCTGAATATTTGGATACTTACCATGTAAGCGGTTCTGAATCGCAATCAGTGGAAAGGCCATTTGAATGTCAGCGAAAGAAAAATCACCTGCAAAATAATCATGTTTTGACAGATAATCCTCAAGATACAAAATGTGTTCTTTAACACGCGGGCGTACAAAGCCTGCTTTAACACCATCACTAATTTTTTCAGCAATAGGACGAATCACCCAAGGCACATGTTTGCTGACACTGTTCATCACCAAGGTCATAACGAGCAAAGGCATCAATGAGCCTTCGGCATAATGCATCCAGTACGAATACTGACGTTGATCGCTGGAGTGCTGTGGTTTAAATTTATGTTGTAGATCATATTGTTGCTGAAGATAATCCAGAATCACGGCGGACTCTACAATTACATCTTCT
This window harbors:
- the argS gene encoding arginine--tRNA ligase yields the protein MNTAIQAALDHAVQTLQQQGVLPSDWTNTSHLTRTKDRSHGDFASNIAMIGSKAAGMKPRDLAEKILAALPEVADITKAEIAGPGFINFFLNADQRYAVLDQIQAQKNDYGRSQANAAKKIQVEFVSANPTSSLHVGHGRGAAYGMTVANLLEATGAKVDREYYVNDAGRQMDILATSTYLRYLELTGQTLVFPKNAYQGDYVKEIAQEIIDKDGNAHVRAVVDIYKDVPEDVQYAEELDAEGNKVVLSGDKEKHIDGLIANSQQHLGADYRVFHQAALHAILDDIKDDLADFGVTFDKWFSEDSLTDKIDEALETLNQRGYLYEKEGNIWFKSTEFGDEKDRVVKRRNGQTTYFASDIAYHLNKLQRGYTDLIDIWGSDHHGYISRVKAAIDAMGYDSKKLTVLLVQFVSLWRGGEMVQMSSRSGQFVTLRDLRKEVGNDAARFYYVMRKSEQHIDFDLDLAVSQSKDNAVYYIQYAHARICRMLEKAASTEISFDIASAREQANRLELDAETEILSKLAAYPDILVRAANAYEPHQIGNYLKELAALFHAWYNEHKVLGDDVALTQARLLLSINVQQVLRNGLELLGVSAPETM
- the znuB gene encoding zinc ABC transporter permease subunit ZnuB; the protein is MMEWLQLLLPAWIMGSLLVFLTAPLGCLMLWRRMSFFADTMAHGTLLGVAVAGILNLPFWLGVACLALLLVALLWVLHDSRLPNDALLALSSATLLCSGLLLIQQVPSLRPELLSYLFGDLLSIEWADLPMFAVVIAGALVILYRSWSAQIQIAIDPDIAMSEGVSANWQRLIFMLLLALFTVLALRAVGSLLMGALLVIPALSARLLAHSPKQMVVWAFVLAQFGVTVGLWSSAALNISTGLSIVLCMALCFAAIFIAQKFKNQSQSA
- the znuC gene encoding zinc ABC transporter ATP-binding protein ZnuC, whose translation is MSSVQHTPISTPLIQLEKISVRRDERDILRNVDFALQAKEIVTLIGPNGAGKSTLIKVLLGIMPPNKGKVLFSKKLKMAYVPQKFNPSASLPLRVQDLLDLEVCEKTLREEIIRDTGIEKLQASKVQQLSGGERQRVLLARALLRQPDILVLDEPMQGLDIQSEAELYEYVRSLPERYGCAVLMVSHDLQWVMQGTHRVVCLNKHICCSGLPESIQQHPEYQAIFGTQRMFYQHHHNHCGHSDHAEPCSHDPRPHIHPEPKV
- a CDS encoding LysE family transporter yields the protein MSVQVWFAFMLACWVISISPGAGAIASMSSGLNYGFRHGYWNAIGLQVALLIQILIVAAGVGVLFATTPWAFQVVKWFGVIYLLYLAYAQWKAPIQAIEIQHEQNDKSAWVLVFKGFVVNMSNPKAIVFLLAVLPQFLDLTQPQWPQYLIMATTMVTIDLIVMAAYTGLASKVLRLLRSPKQQKYLNRGFAVMFSCAALLLSAIQQSI
- a CDS encoding glutathione S-transferase — encoded protein: MITLHYLQCSRSFRILWALEELGVDCQVEYYQRSANYAAPESLKQIHPLGKAPILVDGEDVIVESAVILDYLQQQYDLQHKFKPQHSSDQRQYSYWMHYAEGSLMPLLVMTLVMNSVSKHVPWVIRPIAEKISDGVKAGFVRPRVKEHILYLEDYLSKHDYFAGDFSFADIQMAFPLIAIQNRLHGKYPNIQAFVQRVQQRPAFQRAEQGTLHSQCA
- a CDS encoding SPOR domain-containing protein; translated protein: MFGKTQRGVSERPNKPKKPLIPKWLGMLVAVLAILCAAVMLMLWQPWQPVPAKNQVTSEHYEEENTNKDYRFYDLLPQQQVTPIPEQAVPESKPQGNVVIIESPKPETTTTEDPSGITPSEQAAAPAHATYILQVRSYPDPDSADARRAEIILNGLSADVVKSVENGQTWYRVFSGPYDSQESALAAQQTLQHSGIDSIVIKR
- a CDS encoding Dyp-type peroxidase, translating into MTAQSVILPLPSDHARFIVLRLKDLSLAELKQQIEALLSTRDRLITQHPNDQIKTAIAFGPELWAQLNSQTPEGFKQLDPQQGAFNMPVVPADVFIHLASARADICFAMSQAFFSGIQDKVEVLDERACFRFFDGRDMTGFIDGTENPQFPDDRAEAALLPETAGAFADGSFIFAQRYIHDLTKWQMLKVDAQEHVFGRTKLESIELDDDVKPQNSHVARTVVEDEEGEEMEILRHSLPYGDGKGEQGLFFVAYTNNLSIIDEMLKRMFGTTGDGIHDRLLHFTTAIDGAYYFAPSDELLEQVLED